The following are from one region of the Noviherbaspirillum sedimenti genome:
- a CDS encoding GMC family oxidoreductase — protein MDAKYDYIIIGAGSAGCVLANRLSVDPKCQVLLLEAGGENDNFMVQMPKGIGKLVSDPRHSWQYSVQQEREKGVNVNEKWVRGRGLGGSSAVNGMIYVRGQPQDYDIWEREAGSEWGWQAMKQAFRAIEDHELGDDGLRGAGGAVHISTGKFRYPLAEKMIAAGQQMGLERREDLNREQQEGVGYYCHNIKNGKRQSASVAFLQPVRSRSNLKIQTNVHVDRIVFDGRRASGVECHLHGQRITYESAGEIIVSAGAVNSPKLLQLSGIGPGPLLQSLGIKVVQDSPDVGSRLLEHLGVSLTYRLKGDRGINHRFYGLGLARSAMEYLVRKTGPLATGPLEVGAFLKTNPAEPRPNAQLYIGGMTLDVPKDSNNPAPMQSVEHLAGMTLYGQLIQLRSEGKVMITSSRTEAPLAIAPNWLSDEKDQRSAVELVRYMRRYTAQPALAPFLAEEMQPGSDYQTDEEILQAVRRLAMCGTHAVRSCRMGRDESSVVDERLRVRGVDGLRVVDCSIMPGLISGNTNGPAMATGWRAADLIIADARLR, from the coding sequence ATGGATGCAAAGTATGACTACATCATCATCGGCGCAGGCTCAGCCGGCTGCGTCCTGGCAAATCGGCTCTCGGTCGATCCAAAATGCCAAGTCCTGCTATTGGAAGCCGGCGGGGAAAATGACAATTTCATGGTCCAGATGCCGAAGGGGATCGGCAAGCTGGTAAGCGATCCCAGGCATAGCTGGCAGTATTCGGTGCAGCAAGAGCGCGAAAAAGGCGTCAACGTCAACGAGAAATGGGTACGGGGCCGCGGGCTGGGTGGGTCATCTGCCGTCAACGGCATGATTTATGTACGGGGCCAGCCGCAGGATTACGACATCTGGGAGCGGGAAGCCGGTTCGGAATGGGGCTGGCAGGCAATGAAGCAGGCATTCCGGGCGATCGAGGATCATGAACTGGGGGATGACGGACTGCGGGGCGCAGGCGGCGCGGTGCATATCAGCACCGGCAAGTTCCGCTACCCGCTGGCCGAAAAGATGATTGCAGCCGGCCAGCAAATGGGACTTGAGCGCAGGGAAGACCTCAATCGCGAGCAGCAGGAAGGCGTCGGTTACTACTGCCACAATATCAAGAATGGCAAGCGCCAGAGCGCGTCAGTCGCCTTTTTGCAGCCGGTGCGCAGCCGATCCAATCTGAAAATTCAGACCAACGTCCATGTGGATCGCATCGTGTTTGATGGCCGACGCGCAAGCGGCGTCGAGTGCCATCTCCATGGTCAGCGCATTACCTATGAAAGCGCCGGTGAAATCATCGTATCGGCCGGCGCAGTGAACTCTCCAAAGCTTTTACAGCTTTCGGGTATCGGGCCCGGACCGCTGCTGCAATCACTCGGCATCAAGGTGGTGCAGGATAGCCCCGACGTCGGTTCGCGCTTGCTGGAACATCTCGGCGTCTCACTGACTTATCGATTGAAGGGCGATCGTGGAATCAACCATCGTTTCTATGGGCTGGGGCTGGCTCGCAGCGCGATGGAATATCTGGTTCGCAAGACTGGCCCGCTCGCAACCGGTCCACTCGAGGTCGGCGCATTCTTGAAGACCAATCCGGCGGAGCCGCGGCCTAATGCGCAACTGTACATCGGCGGCATGACACTGGATGTTCCCAAAGACAGCAATAACCCGGCACCGATGCAATCGGTTGAGCATCTGGCAGGCATGACCTTATATGGGCAACTGATTCAACTCAGAAGCGAAGGCAAGGTGATGATCACGTCATCCCGGACAGAGGCGCCACTCGCCATCGCGCCGAATTGGCTTTCGGATGAAAAAGACCAGCGCTCTGCGGTAGAACTGGTGCGTTATATGCGGCGTTACACGGCACAGCCCGCACTGGCGCCATTTCTCGCAGAGGAAATGCAGCCTGGCTCCGACTATCAGACCGATGAGGAAATCCTGCAGGCAGTGCGTCGATTGGCAATGTGCGGCACGCATGCTGTGCGGAGTTGCCGGATGGGCCGGGACGAAAGTTCTGTTGTGGATGAACGGTTACGCGTTCGTGGTGTAGATGGATTGCGGGTGGTCGATTGCTCCATCATGCCGGGTCTAATCTCAGGAAATACCAACGGCCCAGCCATGGCAACTGGCTGGCGTGCGGCAGACTTGATCATCGCGGATGCGCGGTTGCGGTAG
- a CDS encoding phosphotransferase family protein, with protein sequence METNMSDRIKAAYEKDMQSGDVAVLESDLPLSYESITDEWLTNVLCKAQPGARVVAHRLSPVDNGSSNRRKIYLEYNAEGKAAGLPAAVFCKATHDLANRTMLGMGGSIRCEVLFYRNIRPHLNIEAPRSYYANMNHESFNSMIMLNDLTDEVTEFCTDKTPMSRARAESQMRLLAEYHGRGYASPQLQELLQQYLNWSDYFKNTQSFGMKEGSNAGFLAAESVIPSRLYRRFDEIWPATLASLVIHEQGPHTLAHGDVHLKNWYVAGNGEMGLSDWQCCGRGHWGRDLAYTISTALTTEDRRAWERELVQLYLTQLHAAGGPEVGFDEGWTIYRQQLMTALTWWTVTLTPPPGLPDMQPRDTTLEFIRRIATAIDDLESLDAFK encoded by the coding sequence ATGGAAACGAATATGTCGGATCGCATCAAGGCGGCCTATGAAAAAGACATGCAGTCCGGTGACGTCGCGGTCCTGGAGTCGGATCTGCCTTTGTCGTATGAATCAATTACCGACGAATGGCTCACGAATGTATTGTGCAAGGCGCAGCCAGGCGCACGGGTTGTGGCCCATCGTTTGAGCCCGGTTGATAATGGATCGTCGAATCGCAGAAAGATCTATCTTGAGTACAACGCAGAAGGCAAGGCGGCGGGGCTGCCCGCCGCGGTGTTTTGCAAGGCGACACACGATCTGGCAAACCGGACCATGCTTGGCATGGGCGGGAGTATCCGCTGCGAGGTGCTGTTCTATCGCAACATCCGTCCGCACCTGAACATCGAAGCGCCACGCAGCTACTACGCCAACATGAATCATGAGTCATTCAACTCCATGATCATGCTGAACGATCTGACCGACGAAGTCACCGAGTTCTGTACCGACAAGACGCCCATGTCCAGAGCGCGTGCCGAAAGCCAGATGCGCCTGCTGGCCGAATATCATGGACGCGGTTACGCATCGCCTCAGTTGCAGGAATTGCTGCAGCAATATCTGAACTGGTCGGATTATTTCAAGAACACCCAAAGTTTTGGCATGAAAGAAGGCTCGAACGCGGGGTTTCTGGCGGCGGAATCGGTCATTCCATCACGGCTTTATCGGCGCTTTGATGAAATCTGGCCTGCAACGCTGGCATCCTTGGTCATACATGAACAGGGGCCGCACACGCTGGCGCATGGCGACGTTCACCTGAAGAACTGGTACGTCGCCGGCAACGGCGAAATGGGCCTGAGCGACTGGCAATGCTGTGGCCGAGGGCATTGGGGGCGCGACCTGGCCTATACCATTTCCACCGCACTGACGACGGAAGACCGGCGTGCCTGGGAGCGTGAACTGGTGCAGCTGTACCTGACGCAGTTGCACGCCGCGGGCGGGCCCGAAGTCGGCTTTGACGAGGGTTGGACGATCTACCGGCAACAGCTGATGACCGCGTTGACCTGGTGGACGGTCACGTTGACCCCGCCGCCGGGACTGCCGGACATGCAGCCGCGCGACACGACACTTGAGTTCATTCGCCGGATTGCCACGGCGATCGACGATCTCGAATCCCTGGATGCCTTCAAATGA
- a CDS encoding SDR family oxidoreductase translates to MKRVEGKVALITGAASGLGKAEAILLAREGAKVIVTDVNDEAGRKLAQEIDGAFIHHDVRSEDDWRRAIAFAVERYGKLDVLVNNAGIVVIADIETTSLEQYRLIHAIHSEGTFLGCKHGIEAMKKQGGSIINTASLSALRAYPPVVAYASAKGAIRSLSMTVAAHCQDKGYPIRSNVIFPGNIDTPLLEGAMGMKPPPGTGQPEDVANAVLYLASDESRFITGAEFVIDNGVSIRPGA, encoded by the coding sequence ATGAAACGAGTCGAGGGAAAGGTAGCCCTGATTACCGGCGCTGCGTCGGGCCTGGGCAAGGCGGAAGCCATTCTGCTTGCGCGCGAAGGGGCGAAAGTGATCGTTACCGACGTCAACGACGAAGCGGGGCGAAAGCTTGCGCAAGAAATTGATGGCGCATTCATCCATCATGACGTCCGCAGCGAGGACGACTGGCGCCGGGCGATTGCCTTCGCCGTCGAACGCTACGGCAAGCTCGATGTGCTGGTCAATAATGCGGGCATTGTTGTGATCGCGGATATTGAAACGACATCGCTTGAACAGTACCGTCTGATCCATGCCATTCACTCGGAAGGCACGTTCCTGGGATGCAAGCACGGCATTGAGGCGATGAAGAAGCAGGGCGGTTCCATCATCAATACCGCGTCTCTATCGGCTTTGCGCGCTTACCCGCCGGTCGTCGCCTATGCTTCGGCCAAGGGCGCGATCCGGTCGCTGAGCATGACCGTCGCTGCGCATTGTCAGGACAAGGGTTATCCGATTCGCAGCAATGTAATCTTTCCCGGCAATATAGACACACCGCTGCTGGAGGGGGCGATGGGGATGAAGCCGCCTCCTGGCACGGGCCAACCTGAAGATGTCGCCAATGCCGTTCTCTACCTGGCTTCGGATGAATCTCGATTTATTACTGGTGCGGAATTCGTCATTGATAACGGCGTCTCGATCAGGCCTGGCGCTTAA